The genomic stretch TCAGTTGTAGGTAACCGTTGTTTTTGGTCTGTGTCTGCACTTCTCTCTGTCCTTAGGTGTCGTAAAGCATTGTCGCCACTGACGACCATCAAAACCTCGCCCCCTTTCTTAGTGACtttaacccccaccccccacccccaccccaccctgaccCTCCCCACATCTCCGCCCCAGTATGAACGAAGTTAGCGTCGTAAGAGAGGGCTGGCTCCACAAGAGAGGTGAGGAAGATGTTGTAAGCctctcttttctgtttctgtctgtccatcccTTGATTGTGCAGCTATCATCAGGCTGATGCTTGTAGCTCTTGTCCTTGTACTTGTcctctaaaataaaaattccaacTGTTGTGAATTCCCAGGCTTTCCCAGGCAAGTAAACTGTGCAAACTCTGGAAACCATGTGACGGGGAGTATTTTCAGTCAGAATATTTGTAAACTAAAATGGCCTCTGAAGATCTTTGAAAAACCCTCTTATTTTGCTGTTGAAATTTGATTGGAATCCCATGCAATGAAATAATCGTCATTGTTTATGTAATTGATTGGGGAATGATAAACAGCCATGCTGTTAAAACGTCACCATTTGGCCTGTGTCATATTACCCTGCACGTATTGCTTTaatgtttgcctgtgtgcacaTTGCACTGTGCGCATATTACCCTGTGCTCATAATACTTCAAAGGGATGTAGAGCTGTACTTGAGTCTCCTTGAAAGGTATTTGCAGTGTTTTGCTGTAGAGTGATGCGGTGCCTTAATTACACGCCGCTGACCGCACTCAGTTTCTGTAccgcctgtccgtctgtctttcCTGTCTGTAGGTGAGTACATAAAGACCTGGCGGCCTCGATACTTTATCCTAAAGAGCGATGGCTCCTTCATCGGCTACAAAGAGAAGCCCGAGATGTCTGACCCCAGCCTGCCACCCCTCAACAACTTCTCTGTGGCAGGTCAGTTTCTCTGCAAGGAGATGACCGCTTGCAGTCCCCAGGCAGAACTGTTCAACAGGAACTGCCCGTACTGTTGTGCCGGAACAGCCCGTACTGTTCTGCCGGAACAGCCCGTACTGTTCTGCCGGAACAGCCCGTACCGTTGTGCCGGAACAGCCCGTACCGTTGTGCCGGAACAGCCCGTACCGTTCTGCCGGAACAGCCCGTACCGTTGTGCCGGAACTGCCCGTACCGTTGTGCCAGAACAGCCCGTACTGTTCTGCCGGAACAGCCCGTACCGTTGTGCCAGAACAGCCCGTACTGTTCTGCTGGAATAGCCCTTACAGTTCTGCCGGAACAGCCCGTACCGTTGTGCCAGAACAGCCCGTACTGTTCTGCTGGAATAGCCCTTACAGTTCTGCCGGAACAGCCCGTACCGTTGTGCCAGAACAGCCCGTACTGTTCTGCCGGAACAGCCCGTACCGTTGTGCCAGAACAGCCCGTACTGTTCTGCTGGAATATCCCTTACAGTTCTGCCGGAACAGCCCGTACCGTTGTGCCAGAACAGCCCGTACTGTTCTGCTGGAATAGCCCTTACTGTTCTGCCGGAACAGCCCGTACCGTTGTGCCAGAACAGCCCGTACTGTTCTGCCGGAACAGCCCATACTGTTCTGCCGGAACAGCCCGTACAGTTCTGCCGGAACAGCCCGTACCGTTGTGCCGGAACAGCCCGTACCGTTGTGCCGGAACAGCCCGTACCGTTGTGCTGGAACAGCCCGTACCGTTCTGCCGGAACAGCCCATACTGTTCTGCCGGAACAGCCCGTACCGTTGTGCCAGAACAGCCCGTACTGTTCTGCTGGAATAGCCCTTACAGTTCTGCAGGAACAGCCCGTACCGTTGTGCCAGAACAGCCCGTACAGTTCTGCCGGAATAGCCCTTACTGTTCAACAGGAACAGCCCGTACAGTTCTGCGGGAACAGCGTGTACTGTTCTGCCGCACATCAAAGTGTGATGGCAGCTCAGTGGGCCAGCGCTCCCCGTGCAGTTCACACTGAGCTGTTCCAGGTGTTACTGCGCACAGGCCGGCTGGCCACCAACACGGTTTCCTCTTGAGGCATTAATCTGCTTCTAGGACAACTGGCACTTGCTCAGACTGCTCAGCATTGGGTGTGTTATGTCCATATCTCTGATATGAATAaccactcaaccccccccccccccatttcagagtGCCAGCTGATGAAGACTGAGAGGCCCCGGCCGAACACCTTCGTCATCCGCTGCTTACAGTGGACCACGGTCATCGAGCGCACTTTCCACGTGGACAGCAATGAGGAGAGGTGAGGAGGGGCGGGTGTGGACTGTGTGAAGGGGCCTGGGAAGGTGGGAGTCTTGACTGCACATCAGCGATGGGGGAAAGGGGGCATTCTCCTGGTTGCACCCTGGCTGTAATTTTCCCACCTATTTTTGTgaaggtcccccccccccccccccagttacaCAAGCACACTGTAACTATAGGGTTACACAACCCTACCAAAGATGGGTCTCTCAGCCTGCCGCATAATAAAATGGCCTCACTGTCCTTAtttacacaatcacacaactGCGCATTGTGACGCAAATTTTACCCCACCACACATTTCCTTGGTCCTGATGAACACTCTGTCTCCCGTTTTCTCTTTATCTATGTCCCTCTACCTGTTTCTGCTTTATCCCATTATCTGTATGCATCCcttctctgtgacatcatctgtCCTTAAATCTCGTCTCTCTCGctgtctatttctctctctgcccatgtctttctctttccctcacaCTCTGTGTCATGTTTCTTCTCTCCtcacctttctttttctctttcccgtCTCAGGGAGGAGTGGATGCGGACGATCCAGGCGGTGGCGAACGGGCTGAAGacgcgggaggaggaggagcccatGGACATTAAATTCGGCTCTCCCAGCGACTGCAGCGgcatggaggagatggaggtggCCATGTCCAAGTCTCGCTCCAAAGTGGTGAGTGTCTGCAGTGCCCCTTCAGCCCGCCTGTCTCCATCCACCACATGATTTCTACTGTTTCCATTGGCCTTCCAACACTGCCTCTGCTCATTGGCTCCCCAGCCCTTTTTCTGCTCATAGGCTCTCTGATTCGGTATTGGTGATTGATCCTCCTGTTAGGTCTCTGCTCATTGGCTTCCCAGCGCTGCTTGCTCATGTGCTTAATGGCAATGTCTCCGTTCATTGGTTCTCCGGTTCTGTCTTGCTTCTTGGATGTCCAGTTAGGTCTCTGTTCATTGGCTGTACTTGCTCAGCCCTgcctctgctctccctctcagaCGATGAGTGACTTTGACTACCTGAAGCTCCTGGGGAAAGGAACCTTTGGGAAGGTGATCCTGGTGAAGGAGAAGGCCACGGGGATGTACTACGCCATGAAGATCCTGCGCAAGGAGGTCATCATCGCTAAGGTCGGTTTTCTCTCCCCGGCCTCTGTGCTGTGATCGGCGCTCCCTGCCCCCGTCTCTGCTCTACAAGCATTACCTGGGAATGTTCCGGAACTTTACCACGTGAACAAGAGCTAGAATCGGCATTCTGGATAAATTGCTCTGAAAATTTTCCTGCTCAAGACTGGGTGACATTTCATGAACAAAGTCATAACATTACCTAATCAAGCGCACAGAACTTGACTTGTTCACTACTTGACTTAAATCCAGCTTTGTTGTTTCTTCCTCCTTCAGAAAATAAGGAGCTAGATTGCCGGGGAAGCTAATACTGCAGTGTTCCGTGTTCCATGTCTGAACGCAGCTATAGGTTAGCTGCTTAGTGGCATTTACTTTTGCTTGCACTACTAATTGTCGTTGTGGTCAGTTAACCTTGCCATCTATTGATTATAAATAAGGGACTCTGATGATCTCCACTtctgcaagttgctctggatgaaaGCCTCTTACCCTTTCTGCATAAAGATTGTAAGAAGCTGTGTTTATTGTTTAGCTAGTTATGAAAGACAGAAGGAGGCATCTAACCTGGGGAGACTGTCTGCATTTACTTTTAAAGGGGACATGAGACACTTGGCAATATGACTCTGGGCCATTTGCTTTTTACCTTAGATAAGCTATGgccctgcattcaaatctgaaattgaccCGTGTTTGCTaaagtgtgctttttttgtggTTACTAGCCCTAGGGCCAGCCGTCTGGGTGCGAGCTCGGTTGTGATTGCTGACTTTCAGTGAGCTCAAAGATGAATCGTGCAGCAGAACAAAACGGAGAACTGCGTTTATATTGCCCTGGGATGCTCAAATGAGAATTACCGCACAAAGCTTATTCACTTTCACAGTCCACAACTACTGCGCTGCCGGCTGGCTGCTCTGACATGGCGCCTGTGGTTGTCCTCCTTCATGTGACCTGACTTAGTACGTGGTCACTGCAGACCCATGTCACGTCCCACAGGTGGACTCAGAGCAGCCAGCCCCGGCTGTCTCTGGCGTGCACGTCCTCAGGCGTGACCGCGTGTGACCGCGTGTTTTTCCGCAGGACGAGGTGGCCCACACGGTGACAGAGAGCAGAGTCCTGCAGAACACGAGACACCCCTTCCTCACTGTGAGTACCGCGCGCACGTTTGAGTtaaacacgcacactcaaacaTGCGCGCTCtcacgctttctctctcacagctcacacccacacacacacacacacgcacacagtctgTGAGAATGGTAAAAGTAAAACCTGTTTTCTTTGCTTGGTATATTGTGGTCATCTCCATTGaacatgtctctctctctctctctgcggtgCAGACATTAAAGTACGCCTTCCAAACACACGACCGGCTGTGTTTTGTGATGGAGTATGCCAACGGAGGGGAGGTGAGTGCGCCCTTACACATGCAGCCCGTGTGTCGACGTTTTGAGTGCCCTCTCAAGACACTTCTGCAGTGATTGCAGAGCTATAGGTGTACCAGTTTTTCTGCCTCAGTGTTGTCAGTAGTTAAAaattccaccccccccaacatttTTCTCTTCCCCGCCTCCCTCGTTCTCTGTGCCTCTCTTGCCGTGCTCTGTAGCTGTTCTTCCACCTCTCCCGCGAACGCGTGTTCACGGAGGACCGCGCTCGCTTCTACGGCGCCGAGATCGTCTCAGCACTGGAGTACCTGCACTCACGGGACGTGGTCTACAGGGACCTCAAGGTGAGGTAGCGGGCTGGTCCTTCAATGGAAatgctgcttgtgtgtgtgtgtgtgtgtgtgtgtgtgggtgcacagGTCTACGAGaggcgtgtgtgtctgcgggaGATCcggtgcgtgtgtttgtgggcgcgtgtgtgtgcgtgcacgtcaGCGAATGTCTGTGAGAGTTCCTTTGTTGGgcttcagagtgtgtgtgcgcgtgtgtgtgttcgcgcaCGCTTGCATGCGCACGCACCATGGTCGTGAGGATGTCGTCGGGTGATTGaaagtattttcttttcctgGTGTGGATCAGCTGGAGAACCTCCTGTTGGACAAGGACGGCCACATAAAGATCACAGACTTTGGCCTGTGCAAGGAGGGCATCACGGATGGGGCCACCATGAAAACCTTCTGTGGCACTCCTGAGTACCTGGCACCCGAGGTAAAAACCGGAAAGCAGCCGTACAGGCTGCTGTGCAGACCCAGTCGAGCCTTATTGCATTGTGAATGGGCAGTCTTTCACGCTAAAAGGACCTTGTTTGGACCTGTTTAGTTTAGTCGTTTGCGGTACATCTTTCAGCCCCAAACATAGATATTGTTCGGATAGGAAATTCCCTTGGTCCGGTGTTCCAGGTTTAAATCAAAAGCTAGTGACTCTTATCCATTTTGATTCTCCTCTCTTAACCTCCCCCCAGGTGTTGGAGGACAACGATTACGGGCGGGCGGTGGACTGGTGGGGGCT from Anguilla anguilla isolate fAngAng1 chromosome 12, fAngAng1.pri, whole genome shotgun sequence encodes the following:
- the akt2 gene encoding RAC-beta serine/threonine-protein kinase; the encoded protein is MNEVSVVREGWLHKRGEYIKTWRPRYFILKSDGSFIGYKEKPEMSDPSLPPLNNFSVAECQLMKTERPRPNTFVIRCLQWTTVIERTFHVDSNEEREEWMRTIQAVANGLKTREEEEPMDIKFGSPSDCSGMEEMEVAMSKSRSKVTMSDFDYLKLLGKGTFGKVILVKEKATGMYYAMKILRKEVIIAKDEVAHTVTESRVLQNTRHPFLTTLKYAFQTHDRLCFVMEYANGGELFFHLSRERVFTEDRARFYGAEIVSALEYLHSRDVVYRDLKLENLLLDKDGHIKITDFGLCKEGITDGATMKTFCGTPEYLAPEVLEDNDYGRAVDWWGLGVVMYEMMCGRLPFYNQDHERLFELILMEEIRFPRNLSPEAKALLAGLLKKDPKQRLGGGPDDAKDVMSHKFFTSINWQDVLQRKLVPPFKPQVTSETDTRYFDDEFTAQTITVTPPDKYDSLDCEDPDQRTHFPQFSYSASIRE